The DNA segment ACGCCATTCTATTACTTCTCCTATGGCGCCGCCTGCTCGGAAGTCTCGATCGACACGCTGACCGGCGAATATCTGATCGACCGCACCGATATCCTCCATGATGTCGGCCGGTCGCTAAACCCGGCGATCGATATCGGTCAGGTCGAAGGCGCCTTCGTGCAGGGCATGGGCTGGCTGACGACCGAAGAACTTTGGTGGGACAATAAGGGACGGCTGCGCACGCATGCGCCTTCGACCTACAAGATCCCGCTCGCCTCCGACCGGCCGAAGATCTTCAACGTCCACCTTGCCGAATGGTCCGAAAATGCCGAGGCAACCATCGGCCGCTCCAAGGCGGTCGGCGAGCCGCCCTTCATGCTCAGCATCTCGGTACTCGAGGCCCTGTCCATGGCCGTCGCAAGCGTCGCGGACTACCGCGTCTGCCCGCGGCTCGACGCGCCGGCAACGCCGGAACGGGTGCTGATGGCGGTCGAGCGGCTGAAAGGGATGTGACGATGGCTGTCCGCGAAGTGCTTTCCGGTGTCATACCCAGGAGCGACTTCCGCGCATTTCTCGCGACACGCCCCTCCTCCATACTCATCGAGATCATCGGAACGCAGGGCTCAACGCCACGCGAGGCCGGAACCTTCATGCTCGTTTCCGAAAACGCCATCTGGGGCACGATCGGTGGCGGGCAGTTCGAATTTCTGGCGATCCAGAACGCCCGGGATTTACTGGCCGGCAATGGCGCGGAGGTGATGGACATACCGCTCGGGCCGGAAATCGGCCAATGCTGCGGCGGTCGCACGCAACTGCGCTTTCAGAAGATGACGACGCGATTGCTCGAAGAGCTTGAAGCCAAGCGGGCGACCGAAGCGGAACACCGACCGGAGACCTATTTGTTTGGTGCAGGCCATGTCGGGCACGCTCTGGCCGCCGCGCTCGCCCCCCTGCCCCTTTCCGTAACGGTGATCG comes from the Rhizobium sp. NXC24 genome and includes:
- the xdhC gene encoding xanthine dehydrogenase accessory protein XdhC; translated protein: MAVREVLSGVIPRSDFRAFLATRPSSILIEIIGTQGSTPREAGTFMLVSENAIWGTIGGGQFEFLAIQNARDLLAGNGAEVMDIPLGPEIGQCCGGRTQLRFQKMTTRLLEELEAKRATEAEHRPETYLFGAGHVGHALAAALAPLPLSVTVIETRKEELTNLPAETKTVLSPMPEALVQEIPAGSAIVILTHDHALDFLIAKEALARTDLAYVGMIGSATKRATFSHWLTREGGDKALLDRLTLPIGGAAVKDKRPEVIAAMTAAELLTAFAAYAIRSSS